tTTAAGGTTACAAAGGTGATAAATGGGCAACCGGGGTCCTGGATCCAAATTGAGAGGTTTTCTTTCTCCACAAACCACCTATCTCCTGGCTCAGAGAGAAGGAATCTTGGAAGGTTcagcagggagaaaggaaggacttcagttctcccttctctcatctaTAACACCTGGAATTTCCATGAGCCCTGATCTTTGTAATCCAGGCAACCAGCTATCATGCTAAAATTGAGTTTCCACGTGTTGCTGGGGTCTTTGTAATCCAGGCAGTCCACAGGGCTGAATCCTAGGCCCCCAGCCCCAAAACTCTGACCTGACAGGGAGGCTGGAGACTGGCCCAAATGGGGCCCCATGCCAGGAGCAGGAAGGGGGCTGAGGGAAGAACCAGGTCCACCCAGCTGGGACCCCATGGGTGAGAGGTAGGGGCTGCAGTCTAGACCCCCCAAAAAGGAGTTGGAACTCCCGTAGGGCGAGGAAGAGGCACTGAAGGCTGCTGGGGCTGGAGCGTAGGTCAGCGCATAAGAAGAGGAGGCAGCaacaagccccaggcccacgctGGGTGCAAACGGATGAGCCCCCTACAGCCCCCATTGCTGCCAGGGGGTCCGGCAGTGGAGAGAGGGCAGGGCTCCAGATGGATACTGATGCTGGAGGAGGAGTGGCCGAGGGAGCGGGTGCTGGGCTGTAAGGGCCTGGTGGTTCTGGCCCAGGCTCTGCTCCACCTCGGGGTGGGGAGATGCCCTTCTTCTTGGCCAGTCGGGCCTTGGATGTTCCCCCACctgctggctgctgctgctgctgttgatgTTGGCGACACTTTGCACGGCGGTTCTTGAACCACACCTGGAATTGGGATTCTGGGATGTTGATTTTGCCAGCCACATCCTCTCGCATGAAGACATCAAGGTATCGGACCTTGGCAAAAAGGCCTTCCAGGATGTCAAGTTGGGCCCGAGTGAATGTGGTCCGCTCTCTGCACTGCTTCCTTGGTGTGCCTGAATAACCAGCAGTGGTGCCGCCATGTAGAATCTCCAAGGCAGGTACTGCCAAGGCCAGTGCATTGACTGAGTAATGGGGTGAGGGTGACTTGAGGTAAGAGGACATCATGCTCCTAGGACCAGGGACCCAGGGGTCCAGGCTGAAGGGATGGTGGGAGTGGCCAGTCAGGGTGGCTGTCAACCACCCAACTCCAAACAATCAGGACAGAGAAGAAAGCTGGAGAGGAGAGGTAACACAGTACAGTCCCTCCCTCaggaaaaagatctgggagtggTAAAGAACCTCGCACTCACACAGATCCAGAGAcccagggaggaagaggaaggagaggcacCTGGAAAGCTACatacaaaggaagagagattcaGAGTCCTAGGGTGAGTCAGAGACATGAGGAGGAATTGGGAAGGGATGAGCCAGAGTCAGAGTGAGAAAGCCTCTGGAAGAGATAAGAACACAAGGAGAGAAATTCAGAGATATGGGGGGGAGAGACTCCCTCAAAGAAAAAGTCATGCCCCATTTTTAAAGGGAAAGCTATCATGGGATGGGTACTTAAAGgtgttttcttcccccttctatAGCAGGAGTTTAACTCTTCGGGAAGGGGAAGAATGTTAATTACTGAATTTGATTATGAATTGTGCAGCATAAACTTTTCTTCAAATCAGATAATGAAGAATCTCTCCGAGGTAATAAAGAGCTATCTAAAATTTGATCTTTggttcctcttctcccccacccccgccccaccaaaaaaaaaaaagaattacagtaGATATGCTCTGGacagaacattttaaaacatgGAAGAGAGTGTAAGGTTAAGGTTTTAACCACCCCCATCATAACTATAGTGTCTTAACTAGGTAAGAAcagtttttgattgaatcaatcaGGACTGAGAAGAGGTCCTATACTTCTTGTTGAATCAATCAAACTAATTATGTCATGTAGGGTAATACTTTAAGTAATTTCAACTAAAGGAGAAGTTATCTCAGAGCTGGATGAGAGATTctgaggatctggattcaagtgATTGGAACAAACATGGAATTTCCAGCAAACCTTTGGATAATAATGTAGCAAAGGGAAAACTGAGCTATGTCAGAGAAGGGAGATGTTCAGGAAAGACATCGGTTCTATGGACATTATGGAGTAGAAGACAAGCTGTAGAAATTCTCAGGAAAAGTTCAgctctttccccaacttccctTCCCAATGCTTGTCTATCCACAGCTGTTTCATAACTCAAATACTTCTAGGAAACTAATTTTTGCCTCAGGTtaactaaaaatagaaataaacaaaagtttaGGCAGAGAGCCCAAACTCTGCCAAGGTGTTAGTAATTTTCCTAAATGTAGTCTTCAAGCAATTGTGACTGAACTAAGAACTTTTCATCTACAATATACAACCTAaaaccagagaaggaaaccaagtgGATTTTTAGGGGCTTTCAAATGAACAAATTATTGAAATAGAGCATTATGTTCATACCACCCAAGTTCTTCTCTTACCCATATCACATGGGAACTAGAGATACAATTTGGAGGTCCAGCCACTGGAAGACGCCTTCCTGCTCAGGGCTTCACTGAAGAATGTGATGTTTCTTCAAGATGGaatctgccagttcccctggctgtgcTAAGGCATGTGGGGGTGGAAGGGTCTTGGTTTTagcatttgcctgctccatcaccctggggctcaggatctcccactggtttgctgaggttgGGCTTCTTGTTGTCTTGCTCTGAAACTTCCTTCCAGCCCAGGTGGGACAGGCATCctccagctgatgggcatccccatgcttcagcacagccccaggTGGGCAGGCATCTTCTAGCCGCCAGACCTCCACTGGCTTCAGAACAGCCCAGGGCAGTTGGGCATCTTTCAGCTGCCAGACCTCCAGGTGCTTCGGCTCAGTCTGGAGCAAATAGGCATCCTCCAGGAGCCAGACCGCCACATGTTTCaatgtagccccagggaaatgcagaaaaaccccatCTGGCCTCACACATGCCAGACATCACCACTAGGATCccaactcagcaccaggtaagttgCCAGACCTCTATAGCCTCCAACTGCAATCACCTGAGGcctcagcacacaaagccagtgaccaggagCCTGGCCCCCAGgatgagaaacttgaggcagttTCCCTTCTGCTCCAACAGGCAAGGTcaactttaaaagacagaaaataggCAAAAAACATGAGcaggaagcaaaaacaaaccttgactatagagagcttctatggtgacagagaagatcaaaacacaaactcaggagaGGACAACGTCAATATatctacatccaaaacctcaaagggaatAGGAattagtctcaagcccaaaaagccttctaggaagagttcaagaaggattttaaaagccaaataagagaggtagaagaaaaattggggaaagaaatgagaggtatgaaaagagataaggaagaaaactttaTCATgataaaaggtactatagacaatgaagtaatatcattacttaacatctaTGCACCAAATgttatagcatccagattcttagaggagaagttaagggagttacagaaagaaatagacagcaaaactatactagtgggggacctcaacctccacTTTTCTTTTAACCCATTGGTTTGCAGGGTCAAGGACAGGAAAAAGCAAAGTTGCCCTATTCCTCTTACCTAAAGTCAATGACAGATTACATATTGATATTTTTACTGCAGCCTAGGATGTTATCTATTTTTCAATTGTAGGTTAATCTCTCTCATGGAGTAGAAAGTTAAAGGACTTGAAGATTGCCTCTCCACACTCCAGATTGTTTTAGAGAATGAAATGCTTCTACTGTAAACCAGAGAATGGCTTCAAAGGGATAAAAGATGATACAAGATAAAGGAGGAAACATTTAGCATTTGTCAATATGTTGGTGAATGGAAGAGTGTTATACAGGGAGGAGAGTGAATGACTGGAAAGCTGTAAAATTAGAGCTTCAAAACAGATTTGAGGATCttccagaaaaggagagaaattgtttctttgaggaaaaagaagctgtttgttttctttttcatttttccccttctcattagatcttaatttaaaaaaaattattattaatttacttgtaatattattttctttttaaattttgaattctaggttctttccctccctcccttccaccctcccccacccattgaaaaggcaaataaaatgaaataaattatacatgtgaaacaatacttccatattagccatatcacaaaaagcaagaaaaattaagagagtgagaaaattatacttcagtttgcactcagaatccatcagttctctctctctggatgtggatagtacttttgcatcatgagtcctttggaattgttttagttCATTTTATTGGTTAGAGTAGCCAAGACTTTAACAGCtggtcatcattacaacattggcattaccatggacaatgaaatcacagttcttctcacttcactttgcatcagctcata
This Trichosurus vulpecula isolate mTriVul1 chromosome 2, mTriVul1.pri, whole genome shotgun sequence DNA region includes the following protein-coding sequences:
- the LOC118835246 gene encoding homeobox protein otx5-like; the encoded protein is MSSYLKSPSPHYSVNALALAVPALEILHGGTTAGYSGTPRKQCRERTTFTRAQLDILEGLFAKVRYLDVFMREDVAGKINIPESQFQVWFKNRRAKCRQHQQQQQQPAGGGTSKARLAKKKGISPPRGGAEPGPEPPGPYSPAPAPSATPPPASVSIWSPALSPLPDPLAAMGAVGGSSVCTQPYALTYAPAPAAFSASSSPYGSSNSFLGGLDCSPYLSPMGSQLGGPGSSLSPLPAPGMGPHLGQSPASLSGQSFGAGGLGFSPVDCLDYKDPSNTWKLNFSMIAGCLDYKDQGSWKFQVL